The genomic window TACTCATATGTATTAACCACATTTAAAGTagttaaatataaataataattttaaaaaaagtgatgCTTTTGTGCATTTTCAGTTCAATTCTAATTTCTATACAAGTGGAGCTTGATACAAATTGCAAATAAAATgaatcatctagtaaataagaaatgcattatTTCCAATTTTCTCACATAGCAAAAAGTAAAAAATTTATAATCTGAGTAACAATTTAAGCAATATAATTGGTGACATAAATGTGTAGAGACATAGTATAgtctcctggttagcaaaaagaagcaccaaatttagtgtgAAGGCTATATTTGGTTttaaatcaacatattttaattGTTATCCATCAATTAGGTTAAACCTTtcctcagaaaaagaaaaaaatgattaaaattggtgatttaaattcctttgatttaaatcagtctaCCCTGCAAAAAACTTTAATACACAGTTAACCTTGTTCCTTTCCAGAACATTTAGTATAGTGACACTCAAAAttttgaaaaccaggaaatgaacaGTTAAGCTGCCAACTgataggtttaaaaaaatgtatttgtaaacagggaattgtcaatgaatgtgtgtgttttctgGTTGGGTCCCgaagggattggttcttggctttactctatttaacatttttattaatgacctggaagaaaacaaaatcatgagtgatatagttggcaagtaaaacaaaaattgggagagtggtaaataatgaagaggacaggtcaatgatacagaacaatctggatcacctggtaagctgggtgcaagcaaacggtatgtgttttaatatggctaactgTAAATGTATacgtctaggaacaaagaatgaagGCCATGCTTAGacaatgggggactctatcctgagaagcaatgactctggaaaagatttggggTTCATAGTAGGCAATCATCTGAACATAAACTCTTGGTGCATCTCTCTGGCCAACAGGATAATGCTGCTATTGGATATATAAGCAGAGGAATCTTGACTAggtgtagagaggttattttacgtCTGTATTTGGCACTAATGCTACCACTgttgaaatactgtgtccagttgtagTGTCctcaattcaggaaggatgttaataaattgaaGACAGTTCAGGGAAGAGCCCAGGAGCATGATTAAAGGATTACAAAACATGCTTTAAAGTGATAAACTCAAGCAGCTCAATATACTTAGTAGggttgtcaagcgattaaaaaaatttgtcacaattaatcacattgttaaacaataacagaataccatttatgtacatattttggatgttttctacattttcaaatatattgatttcaattacaacacagaatacaaagtgtacagtgctcactttatatttatatttgattgcaagtatttgcactgtaaaaaaaccaaaataaatagtattattCAATTCATCAaatcaagtactgtagtgcaatctctttatcatgaaagttgaacttaaaagatagaattatgtgcaaagaaaactgcattaaaaaataaaacaatataaaattttagctcctgcaagtccactcagtcctacttgttgttcagccaattgctcagacaaacaagtttgtttacagctgcaggagataatgctgcctgcttcttgtttacaatgtcatcttatagtgagaacaggtgttctcatggcactgctgtagccaaTGTGTCAAGGTATTTACATTCCAAATgcgctaaaaattcatatgtcccttcatgcttcaaccaccatctaggggacgtgtccatgctgatgatgggttctgctcgataatgatccgaAGCAGAGTGGaatgatgcatgttcattttcatcatcatgagtcagatgccaccagaagacagttgattttcttttttggtggttcgggttctgtagtttctgcattgaagTGTTGCTCATTTAAGACTTctgaagcatgctccacaccttgtccctctcagattttggaagtcacttcagattcttaaatcttgggtcaagtgctgtagctatctttagaaatctcacattggtaccgtctttgcattttgtgaaatttgcggtgaaagtgttcttaaaatgaacagagTGCTGGGTCATCGACGgctttaacatgaaatatatggcagagcaggggacatacaattcttcaGACCCAGATCTAGttaatgtgttgtttttttttaatgagtttcatcagcatggaagcatgtcctctggaatggtggccaaagcgtgAAGgtgcatacgaatgtttagcatatctgacaagtaaaaaccttgcaatgccagctacaaaagtgccatacaaatgcctgttctcactttctggtgacgtaaataagaagagggcagcattatctcctgtaaatgtaaaaccaacttgtttgtcttagcgattggctgaacaggaagtaggactgagtggacttgtaggcactgaagttttacattgttttgtttttgagtgcagttatgtaaaaaaaaatctacatgtgTAAGTTGTAAGTTCATaacaaagagattacactacagttcTTGTAtagcagggataggcaacttcggcacatgagctgattttcagtggcactcacactgcccaggtcctggccaccagtccatggggctctgcattttaaatgaagtttcttaaacattttagaaaccttatttattttacatacaacaatagtttattatagacttatagaaagagaccttctaaaaatgttaaaatgtattactagtgcgtgaaaccttaaattagagtgaataaatgaagtcttggcacaccacttttgaaaggttgccagcccctgttgtattaggtgaattgaaaaatactatttcttttgtttatcttttacagtgcaaatatttgtactaaatgtgctggccaccgcttcccacagcccccattggcctggagcagtgaaccgtggtcagtgggagcctcaattggccaaacctgtggacatggcagatAAACCTACCGGCCCGaccctccaggggccttaccctggAGGGCTGCGAGCCAaacgttgccaatccctgctctaacTGTTCTGCCTGATGAGCAGATTGGGCTCATTCCTGATTTTATTTTCGTTCATGCTTCTGGTAAACACACAGCCTTCtcaagggaaattaaaaaaaatcagcagtctGAGGTATCTGACTtgctatactttaaaaaaataaataaaaaataatgctaGTGATAATTTTACAGCCTTACTATGTCTTGCTAGCTGTCAGGGCTAGAAACAAATACTCTAAACTGTTGGTAAACTTAGATTATTGGCTTTGCAGTAGAATAAAGTCATAGACATGGCAGATTGTGAAATATTAGACCTTAAAGTTAAAGTTACATCATTCTGATTGCCAGCTTGCTTTTCTCCTTCCACTTATGCAATCTTGTATTGCATATGAAAGTATTTTGGATTCTGACCTGTTCTAACCTTGGCGTGTTCCTAAATGCCAAACCTTAAACCTGCATCATTCATTTCACCTTGATTTCCCCCTCTACATTTCAGTTGCAACTTGATTTTAATAGGTAATCTCATAAATTTGTAGGTTTGGAAATAAATGTTTTTCAACATGAGATGAAAATATTTCAGTCCTAGCCTGTCTGTGTACAAGCCTCTGTTACAAATTTACTTATTACCTATTTGTCCTGTTTTGGTGGGCCAATGGTCAATTGTTTTCTTAGATATTATTTTACCACATAAAATACCTTTTGGGCTGTTGTTTCTTTGAAAAGAATTGCTTATGTTGAGTGATTCTGCTACTTGCACTTGGTTATCCCTTCAGACACATACATTATTTCCCACTTGTCTGTTTACTCATGGAGGAATTCTGGGCCAAAAAATAGACACacaaaaaaattctgcacacaatatttgaaaattctgcaaaattctgcatattttatttgtcaaaataatatatAATCATGTCAGTTattattattttggtaatttatttgaaaatatctgtcagcaagtatgtctgtaacaatacagaccaaaaaaaaaaattctgtaattttttttttgacaaatagattccttacgaGGCATAGTAATACAGAACTTTgtgtaattcatttaaattataaTACAGAACTTTATTTCCTGTACTTGTCAGaaacagtgcaaaggcttggggcagtcaggggtaacGGAAGAACTGAGCAGagagaaggagcctgggagtgaacctggagggtgtgggtgggaggttttgggttttttttagaggGGGGTGGGAAGGTGTTGGGAAGCTTCCCcgatgcagaccctggctgatcccaagcctctcccattcagtcaggcacatctgcccttgTCCCCTTACCCCTCATCTCCATGGGTCTCTGTAGCCCCAGTCACCAGGCTCAAAGCTGTCACCTCATTAGCTCCTGAGCCCATGCTTCGATCTGTCCCCCACACTTGCCATTCTGAGCCCCAATTTGTGATCCCCCCGGAGCAGCCGTGTGTGCCCCACTCTGTCCTAACCTGACTCCGCGGGCAGGGTGCTAGGGGAATTCCGCAGCACTGAGCATAGAGTTTTGTATTTTTCTCgcataaaaaacattttgtctaagaagtgctgcagttccgcCTTTTGCCCACCGGAGGCCGCTGTGGCAGAAGAACAGCCGGCATGAACGCAGCTTGCTGTTCTGGCGCCAAGGcagcctctggtgggcaaaaggcggAACTGCAGCATTTcttagggaaaatattttttatgCAGGAAAATACAAAATGATTCGAGAGAAATGAATTCTGCATGTCCACTgatgcacagaattcccccaggagtatctgTTGTAAGAACAGTATCCAAGATACATAACTGTTAAAGTAATTTTGTTCCCTAAGCagcataacaaaacaaaaaataaaaccatctGTAGTGGTATATTACCTGCAGATATTTCAGATCAGGTAGTCCAGGAGGAACCTTTTTCAGTTTGTTGTTTTCTAGATGTATTTCTCGTACATTTGGTATACTGGAAAAACTTCCATTTTCCACATCTTTGATTTTATTGTTTCCCAGTCCCAACCTAGAAATAAGACAAGAAAGCTTAACTGCTGATGCATGGTGATTTATAACAGCATTGCTGAGCATCCTTTTCAATCAAGTTTTGCACACAGGCGTATACAGGAGAAAACTAAaaatcagaaaaggaaaaaatgttaatttttctataaaataaatcagcatTGGTCTATGGAACTAATCTGGAACAGCACATTTGCTCAATTTAGCTCCACTTAAAGGACAGTATTTGGTCAGTTGTACATTAGTTATTCAGTTGGTATGCAATAGTTATTCTATCAGGAgcaaacattaaaacaaaacaaaaatcagcaaTATTTGTATAAATAAACCATACTCTTTACATggacaccatcataggagctaatcacatcagccacaccattagaggctcattcatctgcacatctaccaatgtggtatatgccatcatgtgccagcaatgcccctttgtcatgtacattggccaaatcggacagtctctacggcAAAGaataatggacacaaatcagacgtcaagaattataacattcaaaaaccagtcggagaacacttcaacctcttgggtcactcgattacagacctaaaagttacaattctccaacaaaaaaaacagactccaacaagaaactgcagaattggaattaatttccaaactggacaccattaaattaggcttgaataaagactgggagtggatgggtcataacaaagtaaaaactatttccccatgctaatttttcccctgctgttactcacacctttttgtcaactgttggaaatggggcCATCcttattatcactacaaaagttttttttctcctgctgctaatagcccaccttaattgattagtcttgttagagttggtatggcaacacccattttttcatgttctctgtgtttatatatctttctactgtattttccactgcatgcatccgatgaagtgggttttagcccttgaaagcttatgcccagataaatttgttagtctctgagatGCTACAagcactcctcattctttttgctgatacagactaatacggctaccactctgaaacctgtcacattTAAACAAATAGTATACCCAATCAATATGTTTATgcacaatgaaaaatatttttgtattattataaTATAATCACAGTATcaggaaaaattaaaatttttataGAACTAAATTTAATCATTTTCAGCTTAGTGTAACTCTTCATATCCCCAAAATTCTCAGAAGCAGTTACTGTAACTCActtttattttctcctttcagATTTCCTCTTCACATAAATTGTCACTCACACTTTAACTTAGTCTCAGACAGTGACAAGCTGCAGAGCTAAAAATATTGTTTCAAAATGTTAAGGGGACAAAATTGAGGAAGGGAAGGACAATGTAAAGCTCTCTTCACTCCCCTCTATTCTAGTTTCTTAGACTGAATTGGAAGTCTTGCAAGCATCTCCCAGCTTAGGTTTCTAAGAGCAAATTCTAGGTTCAAAGTTACTCAGCCACTTTTTCAGAGTACCAGCTGGGCCTTGGAGAGGAACTCTCCTACTTATACTCTCCCGCCATTTTCCCATGCACTCTCTGCTGGGTGCCCTAGTTCCTCCTGTATTAGATACTGctttttcccctcttccctccttgtGAAGAACTGCATGACTCCAGCCAGCTCTCCACTTTCTCAGTACCTTGCTCCCCACCTCTTAAAGGAGCAGAAGCTCAGAGGCTTTATTCTtcactccccctcctctcctgagaGAGGAAAAGAGTACCAGGAAACATTTATGATGAATCTGCTGAGCAGAAATGTGCCAGCAAAAATCAATATGATgagtctgctgctgctttttccttACACTGCTCAGGAGGGCAATAGGTTTCCAGCAGAGGAGATAATCGTGTCAGTTAGGAGAAAGTTGGGAGCAGTGATCATGGAGGCAGGGTATATGGAGATCTGGGAGGAGGCGGTTTGAAGTTAGTTGGTGGAGTAGACTGAACCAGCCAGCTATTTAGAGGCTCTAGAGTCTGAGTACCAGAAGCACTTAGAGTACTTGCTTGAACCTGGTATCTCCTGGCATGCTCCTAGTCACTCTGTTAAGACAAAGACTGGTGTATCATACAGCACTCCAAAAGATGGGAAGTGTAAATTTTCTTCTATCGTGTTTTCCCTCAACGGTTACATTAAAGAGGCCACAGTTTGGACATCATTGTTCTAATGCAATTACAAAATGAATGTTTTAATCTATTTCACTATTCTGTACCCTATCCAAAAATGGTTACCTAAAGTGATGGAGAAAGTCCTGGAAATTTTGACATTCCACCAAGTAGTGCTTCTTGGAGGAATCATTCTACATATTGCATTTTACCTCTGAAGATCTTTGTACTGAATAAAATCCTCAAGTTCAACTGCAGTAATTTTGTTGTCATCTAGATGAAGCTCTAGTAAAGAGGATGGTAGCCCTAAAGGGAAGAAAAATCAATGCAATTTAAttgattaaaatatttatatttatttaattctcagtaacttcttctctttttattttgGGGAGGGTTGGAAAGGTGCTGGGTTTGCTGTCTGGATCAGAAAATATAAATGTATGTTCTGTTTTTGATTTCTCTAGACTTCATTTGTAGTTTAAATTGATAGGGTTTGTTGTTCAGAACAATTGTTGACCTGaatatttgttttctctttgaaATTTTATAATGAAATCAACAATAAATGGACTTTGACTAATTATTCATTGTCTGTTTTCaatagaaattaatatatttatctTACCCGAGATTAGTTAAATATTCTGGCAAATTGATTAGATATTTTTATAAGTATTTTAATTATAGTGTCCAGTATCTTTAGATTTCAGCTatctttctttttaattattcttgttgGATTTTTGTTTATATGGTCAACCTCTGCCACCTTCACTGATGTTGAGTAATACTTTACTCCGTgaaaaatctcattgaaatcCATGTATCTACTTGTAAATAAAGGTGAAAGAATCAGGCCTATAGATGGTACAGGATTGTGCTgctgttcaggtttgggaatAATCTACAGATTCCCAGACCAGAGGAGAATCATGCCTAGCATGGATTAAATGTTTTATTAGGCACAAGAGTGCAAGATCACTTATGACTCATAATCATAAGCCTAGGCATAACTCAATATAGCAAGGACAAGTGGTTTTGGAGAAATTTCTGTGTTTTGCCTATCTGAAAAGTTAAGTGCTCACAAAGAGGCATGATTAAGGAGAAATCATATCCAGTAATTGTCCTCCATGTGGAATCAAAAGCTTGGATTCTTAATGCTTCAACTTCTTGAGAAGCATCTCTGTTaacaaaaaaaaggttaaaatttGAATGGAAAGGAAGTATTACTTGGAAAGTTGATCATTATGTAGGTTACTTGGAAGAGgaataaaaaatggaaataactGTTATTTCAGATTGACTAAGTATCTGTGGCAGTTTTCAGTTACGACACTGGCTAATTCCCAGGTATTCTTAGACCTGCATGGTTCTTAAGTGTTTGGGAGAGGCTGCCAGAGGAAAGTTAAAGGAGGGATTTGTAATTTTTTGGGAGGCCTGGCCTAATTTGTTCTCTGGGCTAGGCAGAATTGCCCCTGCTTGCTGTTGGTTTGTTGTTACTGTTTCTGCTGCTTCTTGACCTTAATGAAGGTGGCACACACCACCTAGACAGAGTGGGACAGTGGGAGAAGTGAATCTCCTCAACCACTGAGAACAAGAGAGAGTGTCTACCAGTGCTCGGTAACAGCATGCCAAGGATGAAAAAGGCAGATGGGAAGGATGGGCAGCTgcttgtgatggagtggggagagaggaacAAATTTAGAACCCATTGGATGGAAATAATTATTTTGAATATTGTAATGTTGTACTACAGAAATTCAAAGACAAATAATAGGTATGAAATCAGATTATTCAGGAGAACATTGGTGTGGGGGGAAGATCCTTATTGTACATAGCACGCATCTGAAAGTCCTATAGATTATTCAGGCATATCCTTACTCGAAAAAAGAACCCATACCTTTGGGAACTGAGGTCAGTTTAGCTTCTGCAATTCTGATGTGATAGACTGTCACGCCTTCAAAAGAACCTGGTTCTATTCCATCATTGTCCAGAGGATTTGCGCTCATTTCTGCCAAAGCAAGTATTTTATAATTAAACTAATACACATTGCATGTTAATTCTAGTATGTCTAATTATACAAGGCTTACTAAAAGCTACTCTGCTTTCACCTCACTTGTAATCATTATGACTGTTTTGgtcatttgattttaaaaaaagcatggtTTACATCACTGAGTTTTAAAATTTCTGTGCTATAATTCAGAGGAGATTGTTCTGGGATTTTATGCAGTTTGTGCACACTTCTTTTTAAATGGCAAATCCCCACCCCCGAATTCTACATTGCAAAACAGTCTGGAGTTCCATGGAATAACCTCACTATGACCATGGATTATAATTGGAATTTTGAAGTGGCTCCTGTTGGCTATGTAGGAGCAGCTAGATGCTGCCTGTTGGCCTCTTTGGGGAGCTACATGTcacagttttgcctgagtaaggattgcaTGTTTTCACCTGCAAAGTTACCCAACCTGACCCACTTAGCAGGTACAGTTAGGTAGCTGTGAATTTCAgttatgtaaagcaaataaaagaTGCTTTAATTGATGATGGTGTGTCAAATTTTCCAAATATAGATATCTTGCTTTAAAGAGGAACTTCTATATAAGGAAAATTTGAATAGAAACTACATGTAGGAAACAAaagttgccagtaactgtatatTCTTTGCTGCTACTGCAGATTTTGCATTTTTGAATCTGAgcctttttcccctcctcccccccgatcCTGAGTTAACTTTTCTGTTTTCTCCTGTGGTGAAATCCATGGCATCATAGTCAGTTGTCCATGAAATGTGACATCTCAAATTCAGTGATCAACCTTCACAGAAAGAATATTTAAAGAAGCTGAGCTGTGAGGGAACCTACTCATTTGCGGTTCTAGCTGAACTCAAGGTTTTGGCCAGCTGCCTCACAAGACCATTAATATTTGGATATAGATTAATTTCTTTCCGAATTTAGCTATTTTTCAAGAACATGTAGCAGTTTAGCATTTTCACCAACTTGTGTTCGTAAAATTGACAAAATAGgcaaaataacattttattaaaaaaagctaATAAAACTTCTATAATATTTCCATAGTGATTTAGGACCCAATTATGCAGACATTCTGTATAGAAATCTCATGCTCTTGGAGTTGTGTGTGTAAAATAGCTATGATGTCTGTACTGTATTTATTAGCATGCTTGCCATATTGCTTAATGCAATCCTGAAATACTCTTGTCAACTAGTGACATGCAGTCATTTTAATACTGTTCCAATAAGATGGACGTACCCAAAACATGTAAAGCCTTCATTCcttgaaatacttccttttgtactTTCTTAACCTTATTATCATGAATCCGTAGCTCTGCTAAATATTTTGGCAGATTTGCTGGGATCTCCGTTAGCTGGTTATGGGACAAGTACAGCCGTCGCAACTTCTTTGTTGATTGAAAGGCTTTTGGGTGGATCTTagatattttgttgttgttcaaaGCCAGTGCCTAAGACAAATGTGAAAAGTAAGAAAACAGTATTAAAATCCAATAAAAATCCAATATATAATCATGCATTTGTGAGGACATTAGTAAATGTTTTTGGTAATTACATATTATTTTATGGAGtagtagaaatgtagggctggaagacacCTTGAGAGGTGTCCAGCCTCGTGCACTgatgcaggaccaagtatacctaaaTCACCACTGTCAGATGTTTGtcctacctgttcttaaaaacctccagtgactggGATTACGCAACCTCCCTTGAAAGCCAATCCCAAGCTTATCCTTTGccattagaaagttttttttttttgagatccaacataaatctcccttgctgaagattaagcccattatttcttgtcctatctttaGGGTAACAAGGAGACCAATTGATCATCATCCTTTTACCAGTTTCTTTATAGCAGaccttaatgtatttgaagattATCAGCTTCTGCCCTAGTCTTCTTTTCCCCAGGCTAAACAtatctttttttaaccttttctcatagtcaggttttttaaacctttaatcatttttgttgctcttctctggactctctccagtttgtccatttcTTTTTGaaagtgcggtgcccagaactggacacactactccaactgaggcctcaccagcgcTGAGTAGAGCGGGACAATTAACTCCCATGAGTTAGATGCAACCCTCCTATTGGtgtaccccagaatattagccttttttgcaacttcaTCACGCTGTTGACTCACATTCAACTTCTGATCCTACTATAATTCCCCTATCCTTTGCTggacagttattccccattttgtagttgtgcatttgatttttccttcctacatGTAATACTTTGCGcttgcctttattgaatttcattttgttgatttcagaccatcatctaatttgtcaaggttgttttgaattctgattctgtcttccaaagtgcttgcaacccctctcagcttgatgtcatccacagatttttaTAGCATACTCTCCAATCCGTTATCCAAGTCAtgagtgaaaatattgaatagaacaAGACACAGGAAAGATCCTAGGTGGAATAGATGTGTCCACCCAGTTTGACGGTGAACCAATGAgaactactctttgaatatggtCTTTTACCAGTTGTGCACCCCTTTATAGTAATTATAGACCACATTTCAccttgtttatgagaatgtcacgtgTGTCCAAAGCCgtactaaaatcaaaa from Gopherus flavomarginatus isolate rGopFla2 chromosome 6, rGopFla2.mat.asm, whole genome shotgun sequence includes these protein-coding regions:
- the ASPN gene encoding asporin; the encoded protein is MKEYVLLLFLGLCSAKHFIGLSHFTLKHMMLQDMEDESNDDNSLLPTGRPIPPEVPFDMFPVCPFGCQCYMRVVHCSDLGLTSIPNNIPADTRMIDLQNNKIKEVKENDLKGLTSLYALALNNNKISKIHPKAFQSTKKLRRLYLSHNQLTEIPANLPKYLAELRIHDNKVKKVQKEVFQGMKALHVLEMSANPLDNDGIEPGSFEGVTVYHIRIAEAKLTSVPKGLPSSLLELHLDDNKITAVELEDFIQYKDLQRLGLGNNKIKDVENGSFSSIPNVREIHLENNKLKKVPPGLPDLKYLQVVFLHSNNIAKVGVNDFCPTGGSMKKTLYSGISLFNNPVKYWEVQPATFRCILGRNSVQLGNY